The Leptospira mtsangambouensis sequence CAGAAAGTATTTTTCTGGTTTTTTAAGTCGTGGGATGGAAGACAAAATTCCGGAAGAGGAAAGAAACTTTCAAAATAATGAATTTGGAACCAGTTTACAAATGAGCCAAAAATATGCAGGTTTTGTAAAAGAGTATAAACCAGATACAAAACGAATTGTGATTGAGGTTAAAAATAAAATCCAAAAAGGCGATTTGATGGAAGTCATCACAGCCATTGATTCAAATCCTGCAACATTCACTGTAGACCAAATTTTTTATAAACAAAATCCTGTAGAAGTGATTAGCGGTGGGATGGGAACTGTGGAGTTAGAAGTTCCCTTTGCCATTCCTTCTCGCTCGTTTTTAAGCAAAAAATTGTAGTTTATTGTAACCAGAGTTCCAACACCTTTTTGGTGTTGGATTCGCCCAAAAACTTGAGAAACTTTTTCATGAGAAATGTTAAGTCTAAGTAGAAACAAGTAGGGATCTTTTGTGAAAAAAATTTTTAAATTGATGGTCTTCATTCTTTTTGCCTTCCTTCTGCAATGTGGCAAAGAATCAAACAGCGAATCTACGGCACCAGTCGAAGCGGAAAAACGTTCTATGGACATGCCTATGGAAAAAAAATTGGCTGCCAGTTCCTCTCGCGTCGACGATGGCATAGAACAACCGTCAGTTGAGAATCAGCTCGGGCAAGTATTTATACCAATTCAAAATAGTACAGAGCGATTGCTCGAATACCAAGTCCAATTAAGTTATCAAACCCAAGATTTGATTAAAACGAGAAAAGATATCCTTGGTTTTATTACAAAGTATGGTTATATCGAAAGTAGTTCCGCAGTCAATACGGACTCACCTTATATGAGTTTACGAATTCATATTCGATCTGAAAAATTATACGAAGCTTTGATTGAATTAGATACATATGGAGTTTTACTCAGCGAAGATATATCGACTGTGGACCATACAGAAGGAATGGTTTGGCAAAAGGTAAAATCAAACCGTGAAAAAATTCGTTTAACAAGACGATCCAATGCTAACAACCAAACATCGGCCAATTCCAAAAATTGGGAAGCGATTGAAGAAGCCATAACCGATAGTGAAAATAATTTGGACAATGCCGAACACGAAATTTGGAAAATAAAAGATAAGGTAAAATGGGCTACGTTGAGTATTCAATTTTCAAGCCCCATTCCTTCCGATAAAATTCAAGTTCCTACATATAAAAATGCTTTTGTGGGAATTTTGAATGTATTTTTGGAATTAACATACTATTTGATTTGGATGATTCCTTTTTTGATACTTGCAGCTATCTTGTATCTTCCTTTAAAAAAGGTTTATGTTTCCTTTAAAAAAATAAAATAGAGAGAGGATCGTAAGGAAGGGACTTATTCTTTTAAAGAGGAAAGTCCTTTCCTTTCAGAAACAGGATTCATTTTGTACAGGAAAGAACTGCTTACAACTGAATTCATTGTAAGCAAATGATTTTAATGGGAAGCCACTGGATAACTGCGAATCCAGGTTTCCGATTTTTCTGGGTCATCATAAAAATGTTCAGATGTTTTCCCGAACCTACGTTCATATTCATTGATTTTATAACTATCGTGATGGCAATGTACAGCGGCCAGACATTCGATTCCGTTCTCGGATGTTAGTTTTAAATCCTTTGCTTCGTCGAATAAATCCAGATATCCAATTCTCCAATTGTATTTGCTTAAGAGAAGGGGAACGATGTCTCGGTAGGCTTTGTGCGCAGAGACGGACGAAGGATTCAGTCCATGAAGGTTAACAAAGATTTTAAATTTTGTTCCTTTAGGGATTGAGGAGAAAGTTGTTTCTAAACTTTGTTTCCATTGGGAAACTTCGTCTTCCGTGATGGCTCCAGAGATTCTTGTGGTCACAAGTGCTGACTCCTCTTCCCACTTTGTATAAATTTCATTTTTCATATTCTTTGGACTTTGAGGAGTAATCCCTAAGTCTTAAAAAAAGGTTTTTTCCTTAGAATCATTCTAGGTAGATTGCCAAAAAACAACAGTTTCAAACTCTATACCAAAAGCCTAGGATTGAGTTCATTAAGAATAATTTGATATTCTTAACCATGTTCAATTAAATATCGAGGAAATATTATGCAACGCAATTCGATTAAATTCATATTACTCTTAAGTGGTGCCTCCATTCTTTTTATCATCAGTTGTTCTGTTGGCGCTGTTGCATATTACTTCGGACAAAAAAAAATTCAAGAAGCTTACATTGGACAAATGCATGGAATTGTCGGTGTTGTGGGACAAGAGATCGATGATTTTTTTGTAAACCATGTCAATGTCATCAAAACAGTAGCCAATGATAGAAGGACGATTGATTCCCTAAAAACAGGGAAACCAATCGCACAAGCTTACTTTAAAGAAATGAACGATCGTTACGGAGTGTATGAAAATATATACACACATACTTATGATAACGATCCTCGTGTTGTTGCTGACGCTACAGGTAAGGCCATCGGTTGGAAAATGAAACCGGAGGATATGGATCCAGCAGAACTAAAGGCGGGTAAGGAAAAGAGATATTTTGTTGGTAAACCAATTATGAATCCTCTTACAAATAATCCTGTAGCGACTATCACCTATCCTGTGTATGACGGCGATAAGTTAATTGGAAATGCTGGAATTGCACTATCTTTGATGGATTTAACGGACAAAGTAATCAACAAAATCAAAATTGGTCGTGATGGATATGTAGTCGTTTCTACAACAGCTGGTTTACTCATTGCTTTAAAAGAGAAAAAACAAATCTTAAAATATGATTTATCTAAAGATGAATCAGGTGCTCGTATGTTATCCCTTAAAACGGGAGAGGTGTTAGAGTTTAATTATTTAGAAAAAGAACATCTTGCCGTCAGTTACAATTTAAATGACTGGGGTGTGGTGATCCTTGCCATCCAACCAAAAGAAGAAATCAAAGAAGCACTTTTTGAATTGTTAATCATCATTGCTATTTCTTCTATCTTAATTGCTCTTGTTTCTATCTGGTTATTATATGTTTTACTAAACAAACGTTTGAACCCACTGGAAAATGTAAGTCATATATTCAAATCAATGTCTGAGGGAGATTTAACTTCCTCCATTAAAGTAGTCTATGATGATGAGATTGGGAGAATGGGCCAAGGTCTTAATACTTTCATTGCAAGTTTGAGAAAATCATTTGAAGAAATCCAAAGAATCACAATGGAATTGGCTTCAGCATCAGAACAACTTACTTCTTCTTCTAATAATTTTGCAACAGGGGCGCAATCAACGGCAGCCTCTTCTGAAGAAATGTCAGCAACGATTGAAGAGATGTCTGCTGGTATGGATTATATCGCAGCTTCTACCGAAAGACAGTTTGGAAATTTTGCAAACTTCCATTCTAAAATTCGCGAACTATCGGAAAGTATCCGAAAAATTGGTTCTGAA is a genomic window containing:
- a CDS encoding DUF4349 domain-containing protein — encoded protein: MVFILFAFLLQCGKESNSESTAPVEAEKRSMDMPMEKKLAASSSRVDDGIEQPSVENQLGQVFIPIQNSTERLLEYQVQLSYQTQDLIKTRKDILGFITKYGYIESSSAVNTDSPYMSLRIHIRSEKLYEALIELDTYGVLLSEDISTVDHTEGMVWQKVKSNREKIRLTRRSNANNQTSANSKNWEAIEEAITDSENNLDNAEHEIWKIKDKVKWATLSIQFSSPIPSDKIQVPTYKNAFVGILNVFLELTYYLIWMIPFLILAAILYLPLKKVYVSFKKIK
- a CDS encoding methyl-accepting chemotaxis protein, with translation MQRNSIKFILLLSGASILFIISCSVGAVAYYFGQKKIQEAYIGQMHGIVGVVGQEIDDFFVNHVNVIKTVANDRRTIDSLKTGKPIAQAYFKEMNDRYGVYENIYTHTYDNDPRVVADATGKAIGWKMKPEDMDPAELKAGKEKRYFVGKPIMNPLTNNPVATITYPVYDGDKLIGNAGIALSLMDLTDKVINKIKIGRDGYVVVSTTAGLLIALKEKKQILKYDLSKDESGARMLSLKTGEVLEFNYLEKEHLAVSYNLNDWGVVILAIQPKEEIKEALFELLIIIAISSILIALVSIWLLYVLLNKRLNPLENVSHIFKSMSEGDLTSSIKVVYDDEIGRMGQGLNTFIASLRKSFEEIQRITMELASASEQLTSSSNNFATGAQSTAASSEEMSATIEEMSAGMDYIAASTERQFGNFANFHSKIRELSESIRKIGSEIESTLKLAESISDQAKKGEESIQGMSQMIENILHSSGEMTAIIQIINEISDQTQLLALNAAIEAARAGEAGRGFAVVADEISKLSEKTASSIKSIGNMITKNNRELDSGANAIRSSAAMLHNIIQNVETVSAAMNKLYSVTAAQESIKREVDEGAEQMGQDAETIKLSTSEQKRAVREISEVIIQINEHTLSTASGSEEMSSSAQNLASTAEILKGITDRFKL